A single Cellulomonas sp. SLBN-39 DNA region contains:
- a CDS encoding PP2C family serine/threonine-protein phosphatase: MTVTTCPACGEGAGPGARFCEACGAPLAAPAASAPTAPDDGTAVDGGAPSTAACPACGGAVAPDGYCLACGTRAPSARDRYEERAAAHVAGVTDLGVRRRRNEDALALGVVDDVDVLVVCDGVGSAPDSDKAALAAARAARDVLVTGVGASPAPEPDPDAWSRLLVLAGEAADRAVRDAVADAATREDPPSCTFVAALASPGLVVAGWLGDSRAYWLPDDGTPAQLTEDDSLAAERVAAGMSREEAESARDAHAITRWLGVDAPTTTARTVAVRPTGPGWVLACSDGLWNYASAPEVVAEQVRAAVARVGPDPAALARDLVAWANAQGGHDNVTVALSRLDRAAPGSLPGGPPTP; the protein is encoded by the coding sequence GTGACCGTGACGACGTGCCCCGCCTGCGGCGAGGGCGCGGGGCCGGGGGCCCGGTTCTGCGAGGCCTGCGGCGCGCCGCTGGCCGCACCGGCGGCCTCGGCGCCGACCGCGCCGGACGACGGGACCGCCGTCGACGGCGGCGCCCCGAGCACGGCGGCGTGCCCCGCGTGCGGCGGTGCCGTCGCACCCGACGGCTACTGCCTCGCGTGCGGCACCCGGGCGCCGTCGGCGCGGGACAGGTACGAGGAGCGCGCCGCCGCGCACGTCGCCGGCGTGACCGACCTGGGGGTGCGCCGACGCCGCAACGAGGACGCCCTCGCCCTCGGCGTCGTCGACGACGTCGACGTGCTCGTGGTGTGCGACGGGGTCGGCTCCGCGCCCGACTCCGACAAGGCGGCGCTGGCCGCGGCCCGCGCCGCCCGCGACGTGCTCGTCACCGGCGTCGGGGCCTCCCCCGCCCCGGAGCCCGACCCGGACGCGTGGTCGCGGCTGCTGGTGCTCGCCGGGGAGGCCGCGGACCGCGCCGTCCGCGACGCCGTGGCCGACGCGGCCACGCGCGAGGACCCGCCGTCGTGCACGTTCGTCGCGGCCCTCGCCTCCCCCGGCCTGGTGGTCGCCGGGTGGCTGGGCGACTCGCGCGCGTACTGGCTGCCCGACGACGGCACGCCCGCGCAGCTCACCGAGGACGACTCCCTGGCCGCCGAGCGCGTCGCCGCGGGCATGAGCCGGGAGGAGGCCGAGTCCGCGCGGGACGCGCACGCGATCACGCGCTGGCTGGGCGTGGACGCGCCGACCACGACGGCGCGGACCGTCGCGGTGCGCCCCACGGGGCCCGGGTGGGTGCTCGCGTGCTCGGACGGGCTGTGGAACTACGCGTCGGCGCCCGAGGTGGTCGCCGAGCAGGTCCGCGCCGCCGTGGCCCGGGTCGGCCCGGACCCGGCGGCCCTCGCCCGTGACCTCGTCGCCTGGGCCAACGCGCAGGGCGGCCACGACAACGTCACCGTCGCGCTCTCCCGCCTCGACCGCGCGGCGCCCGGTAGCCTCCCAGGAGGGCCGCCGACGCCCTGA
- a CDS encoding serine/threonine-protein kinase, whose protein sequence is MTSTTACREAGCTGRYEDGWCDVCGSPAPAGAASTSTGTTSTATTGTATGAARTPSSMLGTGIAAGVPTPGAAGDPDAERSTRTGRTSSTRLASAALGSARTTATGTRATRRLGTSSTRLRRARLGAGLTTVPPAPVADPLQAVMADPQVPERKRFCAACGEPVGRGREGVPARTQGFCAQCGARFDFDPRLAPGTLVGGQYEVVGCLAHGGMGWIYLARDRNVSGRWVVLKGLLNTGDADAVQAAISERQFLARVEHPLVVEIYNFVEHDGDGYTVMEFVGGRSLKELLTDRREAAGRVDPLPVDQALAYVLEVLPAFGYLHDLGLLYCDFKPDNIIQAGDALKLIDLGGVRRIDDEHSAIYGTVGYQAPEVAEVGPSVASDVYTIGRTLATLVLDFRGNTTTYVAALPPVEDTPVFARYDSFYRLLAKACAPDPSDRFATVDEMRAQVLGVLREVVAADRGAGDPPLTSAASVLFEPPTTDQVERPLAWDELPALKVDPDDPAAGWLSGVNVADPVQRLAALADAPADTVEVRLLRATTAVEAGRPEVVREAVEAVLAEDPWEWRAVWTQGLAQLAAGDAVAARASFNAVYGQVPGELAPKLALAVACETSGEPFVAEQLYATCAYADANYTAPAAFGLTRLRLAADDVDGALGALDLVTATRSSYPDARLLRAQVLAGARRDLPSLAAALDSVRPVPLDPAARAALRTAVLTTALDVVATSGPVPGVTLDGAAATEGDLRTALEGALREQAALVPDRADRVALVDRANAVRRWSLW, encoded by the coding sequence ATGACCAGCACGACCGCCTGCCGCGAGGCCGGGTGCACGGGCCGGTACGAGGACGGCTGGTGCGACGTGTGCGGCTCGCCCGCACCCGCCGGCGCGGCGTCGACCAGCACGGGCACCACCAGCACGGCCACCACGGGCACGGCGACCGGTGCCGCGCGCACCCCGTCGTCCATGCTCGGCACCGGCATCGCCGCGGGTGTGCCGACCCCGGGCGCCGCCGGCGACCCGGACGCCGAGCGGTCCACCCGCACCGGGCGGACGAGCTCGACCCGGCTGGCGTCGGCCGCCCTGGGGTCGGCCCGCACCACGGCGACGGGCACGCGTGCGACGCGGCGGCTGGGCACGTCGTCGACCCGCCTGCGCCGGGCCCGCCTGGGCGCGGGCCTGACGACGGTGCCGCCGGCCCCCGTGGCGGACCCGCTGCAGGCCGTGATGGCCGACCCGCAGGTGCCCGAGCGCAAGCGGTTCTGCGCGGCGTGCGGAGAGCCCGTGGGGCGCGGGCGCGAGGGCGTGCCCGCGCGCACCCAGGGCTTCTGCGCGCAGTGCGGGGCGCGGTTCGACTTCGACCCGCGCCTGGCGCCCGGCACGCTCGTGGGCGGGCAGTACGAGGTCGTCGGCTGCCTCGCCCACGGCGGCATGGGCTGGATCTACCTGGCGCGGGACCGCAACGTCTCGGGCCGGTGGGTGGTGCTCAAGGGCCTGCTGAACACGGGCGACGCGGACGCGGTGCAGGCGGCGATCTCGGAGCGGCAGTTCCTCGCGCGCGTCGAGCACCCGCTGGTCGTCGAGATCTACAACTTCGTCGAGCACGACGGCGACGGGTACACCGTCATGGAGTTCGTCGGCGGCCGCTCCCTCAAGGAGCTGCTGACGGACCGGCGCGAGGCCGCCGGGCGGGTGGACCCGCTGCCGGTGGACCAGGCGCTGGCGTACGTGCTGGAGGTGCTGCCCGCGTTCGGGTACCTGCACGACCTGGGCCTGCTGTACTGCGACTTCAAGCCGGACAACATCATCCAGGCGGGCGACGCGCTCAAGCTCATCGACCTCGGCGGGGTGCGCCGCATCGACGACGAGCACTCGGCGATCTACGGCACGGTGGGGTACCAGGCGCCGGAGGTCGCGGAGGTCGGCCCGTCGGTCGCGTCCGACGTCTACACGATCGGCCGGACCCTGGCGACGCTGGTGCTGGACTTCCGCGGCAACACCACGACGTACGTGGCCGCGCTGCCCCCGGTCGAGGACACCCCGGTGTTCGCGCGGTACGACTCCTTCTACCGGCTGCTGGCCAAGGCGTGCGCGCCCGACCCGTCGGACCGGTTCGCGACGGTCGACGAGATGCGCGCGCAGGTGCTGGGCGTGCTGCGTGAGGTCGTCGCGGCCGACCGCGGCGCCGGGGACCCGCCGCTGACGAGCGCCGCGTCGGTGCTGTTCGAGCCGCCGACGACCGACCAGGTGGAGCGCCCCCTGGCGTGGGACGAGCTGCCGGCCCTCAAGGTCGACCCCGACGACCCGGCGGCGGGCTGGCTCTCGGGCGTCAACGTGGCCGACCCCGTGCAGCGCCTGGCCGCGCTGGCGGACGCCCCCGCCGACACGGTCGAGGTGCGCCTGCTGCGCGCGACCACGGCCGTCGAGGCCGGCCGGCCGGAGGTCGTGCGCGAGGCCGTCGAGGCGGTGCTTGCCGAGGACCCGTGGGAGTGGCGGGCGGTGTGGACGCAGGGGCTGGCGCAGCTCGCGGCGGGCGATGCCGTGGCGGCGCGGGCGTCGTTCAACGCGGTGTACGGGCAGGTGCCGGGTGAGCTGGCGCCGAAGCTGGCGCTGGCGGTGGCGTGCGAGACCTCGGGCGAGCCGTTCGTGGCCGAGCAGCTCTACGCGACGTGCGCGTACGCCGACGCCAACTACACGGCGCCCGCGGCGTTCGGGCTGACCCGGCTGCGGCTGGCGGCGGACGACGTCGACGGTGCGCTCGGTGCGCTCGACCTGGTGACCGCGACCCGCAGCTCGTACCCGGACGCCCGCCTGCTGCGCGCCCAGGTGCTCGCCGGCGCCCGCCGGGACCTGCCGTCGCTCGCGGCCGCGCTCGACTCCGTCCGCCCTGTGCCGCTCGACCCCGCGGCCCGCGCGGCGCTGCGCACGGCGGTGCTGACCACGGCCCTGGACGTGGTCGCCACGAGCGGGCCGGTGCCGGGCGTGACGCTCGACGGCGCCGCCGCGACCGAGGGCGACCTGCGCACCGCGCTGGAGGGTGCGCTGCGCGAGCAGGCGGCCCTCGTGCCGGACCGAGCCGACCGGGTCGCGCTCGTGGACCGCGCCAACGCCGTCCGCCGGTGGTCGCTGTGGTGA
- a CDS encoding glutamate ABC transporter substrate-binding protein, with product MSARTTRTVAAALLVGLVLTGCAAGPSAAPAAAPAAAEAPQAGPVLAAEECEDATTSYAPTSGTDVGAGSTMAEIRERGTLVVGVSADTLQMGARNPFTGQIEGFDIDVARLVAHELLGDADAVTFRVITAADRIPLLEAHEVDLVARAFSITCERWQDVAFSAEYLTAGQKVLVSTESEATGIEDLDGQRVCAPEGTTTLDRLEAYDVEAVGAPTHSACLALFQQGRVDAITGDDTVLAGFVAQDPYARVVGEAFSAEPYGLGVAADQVDLVRYVNAVLDAAKADGTWERTYDRWLGDALGPAPAPPASVYGRS from the coding sequence GTGAGCGCACGCACGACACGCACGGTCGCGGCGGCCCTGCTGGTGGGACTGGTGCTCACCGGCTGCGCGGCCGGCCCGTCCGCGGCCCCGGCGGCAGCGCCCGCGGCGGCCGAGGCACCCCAGGCCGGTCCGGTGCTCGCGGCGGAGGAGTGCGAGGACGCCACGACGTCGTACGCGCCGACGTCCGGCACGGACGTCGGCGCCGGCAGCACGATGGCCGAGATCCGCGAGCGGGGCACCCTGGTGGTGGGCGTCTCGGCGGACACCTTGCAGATGGGTGCCCGCAACCCGTTCACGGGGCAGATCGAGGGCTTCGACATCGACGTCGCGCGCCTGGTGGCGCACGAGCTGCTGGGCGACGCCGACGCGGTGACGTTCCGTGTCATCACGGCCGCGGACCGGATCCCGCTGCTGGAGGCGCACGAGGTGGACCTGGTGGCGCGCGCGTTCAGCATCACGTGCGAGCGGTGGCAGGACGTGGCGTTCTCGGCCGAGTACCTCACGGCCGGGCAGAAGGTGCTGGTGAGCACCGAGTCCGAGGCGACGGGCATCGAGGACCTCGACGGGCAGCGGGTGTGCGCGCCGGAGGGCACGACGACGCTGGACCGCCTGGAGGCGTACGACGTCGAGGCCGTGGGGGCGCCGACGCACTCGGCGTGCCTGGCGCTGTTCCAGCAGGGCCGGGTCGACGCGATCACGGGTGACGACACGGTGCTGGCCGGGTTCGTGGCGCAGGACCCGTACGCGCGGGTGGTCGGCGAGGCGTTCAGCGCCGAGCCGTACGGCCTGGGCGTCGCGGCCGACCAGGTGGACCTGGTGCGGTACGTCAACGCGGTGCTGGACGCGGCGAAGGCCGACGGCACGTGGGAGCGGACGTACGACCGGTGGCTCGGCGACGCGCTCGGCCCGGCACCGGCGCCGCCGGCGTCCGTGTACGGGCGCTCGTGA
- a CDS encoding AAA family ATPase, whose product MSTLAASLDALVAAGTAAGLAPDAVRDEGERLAAAVAESAPGAAVAWAAAVGRRDDDLTGFFAAAGSARRWRHAPTDLLGALVADASPHAPAYADALAVLVSAACDLGTPDLQVVATASVTAAVQRAAAPGGTGAAGPSRAARPVGAPAAPAPAARVAEPAPPEKTYDELLAELDALVGLDAVKKEIRQQAQVLRVERLRTDAGLTRPSLTRHLVFVGNPGTGKTTVARLVAGLYRALGLLSSGHLVEVDRSELVAGYLGQTATRTTEVVQRALGGVLFIDEAYALADDQYGTEAVNTLVKDMEDHRDDLVVVVAGYPVPMARFLLTNPGLQSRFATTVTFDDYTDAQLREIFALAARRADFEPSDAALDLVEQIAAAQPRHEGFGNGRFARNLLDRAVLRHAWRLRDVEAPTVEQLRTLLPEDLATDVADVAPDLPVPPTEEPA is encoded by the coding sequence GTGAGCACGCTCGCCGCGTCGCTCGACGCGCTGGTCGCCGCCGGGACCGCCGCGGGCCTGGCGCCGGACGCGGTGCGGGACGAGGGCGAGCGGCTGGCCGCGGCGGTCGCGGAGTCGGCCCCGGGTGCCGCGGTCGCGTGGGCCGCGGCGGTGGGCCGGCGCGACGACGACCTCACGGGGTTCTTCGCCGCGGCGGGCTCGGCGCGGCGGTGGCGGCACGCGCCCACCGACCTGCTGGGCGCGCTCGTCGCGGACGCCTCGCCGCACGCACCCGCGTACGCCGACGCGCTGGCCGTGCTCGTCTCGGCCGCGTGCGACCTGGGGACGCCCGACCTGCAGGTGGTCGCCACGGCGTCGGTGACGGCGGCGGTGCAGCGCGCGGCCGCCCCCGGGGGCACGGGCGCTGCCGGGCCGTCGCGTGCCGCGCGCCCGGTCGGCGCGCCCGCCGCACCCGCACCTGCGGCACGCGTGGCGGAGCCCGCGCCGCCGGAGAAGACGTACGACGAGCTGCTGGCCGAGCTCGACGCGCTCGTCGGCCTCGACGCGGTGAAGAAGGAGATCCGCCAGCAGGCGCAGGTGCTGCGCGTCGAGCGGCTGCGCACCGACGCGGGCCTGACCCGGCCGTCGCTGACGCGTCACCTGGTGTTCGTCGGCAACCCCGGCACGGGCAAGACGACGGTCGCGCGCCTGGTCGCCGGGCTGTACCGCGCCCTCGGGCTGCTGAGCAGCGGGCACCTGGTGGAGGTCGACCGGTCCGAGCTGGTGGCGGGCTACCTGGGGCAGACGGCGACCCGCACGACGGAGGTGGTGCAGCGCGCGCTCGGCGGGGTGCTGTTCATCGACGAGGCGTACGCGCTGGCCGACGACCAGTACGGCACGGAGGCCGTGAACACGCTGGTCAAGGACATGGAGGACCACCGCGACGACCTCGTGGTGGTGGTCGCCGGCTACCCGGTGCCGATGGCCCGGTTCCTGCTGACCAACCCCGGCCTGCAGAGCCGGTTCGCGACGACGGTGACGTTCGACGACTACACCGACGCGCAGCTGCGCGAGATCTTCGCCCTGGCCGCGCGGCGTGCGGACTTCGAGCCGTCCGACGCGGCGCTGGACCTGGTCGAGCAGATCGCCGCCGCGCAGCCCCGGCACGAGGGGTTCGGCAACGGCCGCTTCGCGCGGAACCTGCTGGACCGCGCGGTGCTGCGGCACGCGTGGCGCCTGCGCGACGTCGAGGCGCCGACCGTGGAGCAGCTGCGCACGCTGCTGCCCGAGGACCTCGCGACCGACGTCGCCGACGTCGCGCCCGACCTGCCCGTCCCGCCGACCGAGGAGCCCGCGTGA
- a CDS encoding toxic anion resistance protein translates to MTEPTPLQPPAPSAAFALEAPAPVAPVATHDAPAMAPRVDPAALPGLDAKVAAYVASLEQAQAGSPEFAAKGDDVRMMGDSDVRAAADTSNRLLQLPVRALREGGVSGTSQVSKSLLDLRRTVEDLDPSERTVGRKLLGILPFGDSLTDYFRRYESSQKQIDAIVNALYRGQDELRKDNAALNLEKQNLWDTMGRLNQYIYVASALDTQISAAVAQAEVADPERARALREDVLFYVRQKHQDLLTQLAVSIQGYLAIDIIIKNNLELIKGVDRATTTTVSALRTAVLVAQALNNQKLVLDQITALNTTTSNMIASTAKLLREQSATIQQQAASATVGLPQLQQSFADVFAAMDSIDTFKVQALDSMAQTVGVLETETAKAKQYLDRVSRGDQTGAASGSLDLGLR, encoded by the coding sequence ATGACCGAGCCCACGCCCCTGCAGCCGCCGGCGCCCAGCGCCGCGTTCGCGCTGGAGGCACCCGCGCCCGTCGCGCCGGTGGCCACGCACGACGCACCGGCGATGGCACCGCGCGTCGACCCGGCCGCGCTGCCGGGCCTGGACGCCAAGGTCGCGGCGTACGTGGCGAGCCTGGAGCAGGCGCAGGCGGGGTCGCCGGAGTTCGCGGCCAAGGGCGACGACGTGCGGATGATGGGCGACTCCGACGTGCGGGCCGCGGCCGACACGTCGAACCGGCTGCTGCAGCTGCCGGTGCGGGCGCTGCGCGAGGGCGGGGTGTCCGGCACGTCGCAGGTGAGCAAGTCGCTGCTGGACCTGCGCCGCACCGTGGAGGACCTCGACCCGTCCGAGCGCACGGTGGGCCGCAAGCTGCTCGGCATCCTGCCGTTCGGGGACTCCCTGACCGACTACTTCCGCCGCTACGAGAGCTCGCAGAAGCAGATCGACGCGATCGTCAACGCGCTCTACCGGGGGCAGGACGAGCTGCGCAAGGACAACGCGGCGCTGAACCTGGAGAAGCAGAACCTGTGGGACACCATGGGGCGGCTCAACCAGTACATCTACGTGGCCTCGGCGCTGGACACGCAGATCTCGGCGGCGGTCGCGCAGGCCGAGGTGGCGGACCCCGAGCGCGCGCGGGCGCTGCGCGAGGACGTGCTGTTCTACGTGCGGCAGAAGCACCAGGACCTGCTCACGCAGCTCGCGGTGTCGATCCAGGGGTACCTGGCGATCGACATCATCATCAAGAACAACCTCGAGCTCATCAAGGGCGTGGACCGGGCGACGACGACCACGGTCTCCGCGCTGCGCACCGCCGTGCTCGTGGCCCAGGCGCTGAACAACCAGAAGCTCGTGCTCGACCAGATCACGGCGCTGAACACCACGACGTCGAACATGATCGCGTCGACGGCGAAGCTGCTGCGCGAGCAGTCGGCGACGATCCAGCAGCAGGCCGCGAGCGCGACCGTCGGGCTGCCGCAGCTGCAGCAGTCGTTCGCCGACGTGTTCGCCGCGATGGACTCGATCGACACGTTCAAGGTGCAGGCCCTGGACTCGATGGCGCAGACCGTCGGGGTGCTGGAGACGGAGACGGCGAAGGCCAAGCAGTACCTGGACCGCGTCTCGCGCGGGGACCAGACCGGCGCCGCGAGCGGGTCGCTCGACCTGGGCCTGCGCTGA
- a CDS encoding ATP-dependent Clp protease ATP-binding subunit codes for MFERFTDRARRVVVLAQEEARMLNHNYIGTEHILLGLIHEGEGVAAKALESLGISLEAVRAQVQEIIGEGQQAPSGHIPFTPRAKKVLELSLREALQLGHNYIGTEHILLGLIREGEGVAAQVLNKLGADLNRVRQQVIQLVSGYQGKEPVASGGPAEGQPSGSAVLDQFGRNLTQAARDGKLDPVIGRAKEIERVMQVLSRRTKNNPVLIGEPGVGKTAVVEGLAQDIVRGDVPETLKDKQLYTLDLGALVAGSRYRGDFEERLKKVLKEIRTRGDIILFIDEIHTLVGAGAAEGAIDAASILKPMLARGELQTIGATTLDEYRKYVEKDPALERRFQPIQVAEPNLQHAIEILKGLRDRYEAHHRVSITDAALVAAATLADRYVNDRYLPDKAIDLVDEAGARLRIRRMTAPPELRELDEEIANTRRDKESAIDEQDFEKAARLRDQEKQLGLKRAEKEKAWKNGDLDAVAEVDEELIAEVLANATGIPVFKLTEEESSRLLRMEDELHKRVVGQEQAIKALSQAIRRTRAGLKDPKRPGGSFIFAGPTGVGKTELAKALAEFLFGDEDALIQLDMSEFSEKHTVSRLFGSPPGYVGYDEGGQLTEKVRRRPFSVVLFDEVEKAHPDIFNSLLQILEDGRLTDSQGRVVDFKNTVIIMTTNLGTRDIAKGVQTGFQAGGDLSTSYERMKAKVNDELKTHFRPEFLNRVDDTVVFPQLSQPEIFAIVDLMIAKLDKRLRDKDMGIELTPAAKKLLSEKGYDPVLGARPLRRAIQREIEDALSEKILFGDLRGGQLVVVDAEGEGILGEFTFRGVDRAVTPKEPIGVGASSGTPGSGADVPPAPPAAHRGDGGTGLSPA; via the coding sequence ATGTTCGAGAGATTCACGGACCGAGCCCGCCGCGTGGTCGTCCTCGCCCAGGAAGAGGCGCGGATGCTCAACCACAACTACATCGGCACGGAGCACATCCTGCTCGGGCTCATCCACGAGGGCGAGGGTGTCGCCGCCAAGGCCCTGGAGTCGCTCGGCATCTCGCTGGAGGCGGTGCGCGCCCAGGTCCAGGAGATCATCGGCGAGGGTCAGCAGGCCCCGTCGGGGCACATCCCGTTCACGCCGCGCGCCAAGAAGGTCCTCGAGCTGTCGCTGCGCGAGGCGCTGCAGCTCGGCCACAACTACATCGGCACCGAGCACATCCTGCTCGGCCTGATCCGCGAGGGCGAGGGCGTCGCAGCCCAGGTCCTCAACAAGCTCGGCGCGGACCTCAACCGGGTCCGCCAGCAGGTCATCCAGCTCGTCTCCGGCTACCAGGGCAAGGAGCCCGTGGCGTCGGGCGGCCCCGCCGAGGGGCAGCCGTCGGGGTCGGCCGTGCTCGACCAGTTCGGCCGCAACCTCACGCAGGCGGCCCGCGACGGCAAGCTCGACCCGGTCATCGGCCGGGCCAAGGAGATCGAGCGGGTCATGCAGGTGCTCTCGCGCCGCACCAAGAACAACCCGGTGCTGATCGGTGAGCCGGGCGTCGGCAAGACGGCCGTCGTCGAGGGCCTGGCGCAGGACATCGTGCGCGGCGACGTGCCGGAGACGCTCAAGGACAAGCAGCTGTACACGCTGGACCTCGGCGCCCTCGTCGCCGGCTCCCGGTACCGCGGCGACTTCGAGGAGCGCCTGAAGAAGGTGCTCAAGGAGATCCGCACGCGCGGCGACATCATCCTGTTCATCGACGAGATCCACACGCTCGTCGGGGCCGGTGCCGCCGAGGGTGCGATCGACGCGGCGAGCATCCTCAAGCCGATGCTGGCCCGCGGCGAGCTGCAGACCATCGGTGCGACCACGCTCGACGAGTACCGCAAGTACGTCGAGAAGGACCCGGCCCTGGAGCGTCGTTTCCAGCCGATCCAGGTCGCCGAGCCGAACCTGCAGCACGCGATCGAGATCCTCAAGGGCCTGCGCGACCGGTACGAGGCGCACCACCGCGTCTCGATCACGGACGCCGCCCTGGTGGCCGCCGCGACGCTGGCCGACCGGTACGTCAACGACCGGTACCTGCCGGACAAGGCGATCGACCTGGTCGACGAGGCGGGCGCGCGCCTGCGCATCCGCCGCATGACGGCCCCGCCGGAGCTGCGCGAGCTGGACGAGGAGATCGCCAACACGCGCCGCGACAAGGAGTCGGCGATCGACGAGCAGGACTTCGAGAAGGCCGCGCGCCTGCGCGACCAGGAGAAGCAGCTCGGCCTCAAGCGCGCCGAGAAGGAGAAGGCCTGGAAGAACGGCGACCTGGACGCCGTCGCCGAGGTCGACGAGGAGCTCATCGCCGAGGTGCTGGCCAACGCCACGGGCATCCCGGTGTTCAAGCTCACCGAGGAGGAGTCGAGCCGGCTGCTGCGCATGGAGGACGAGCTGCACAAGCGCGTCGTCGGCCAGGAGCAGGCCATCAAGGCGCTGTCGCAGGCGATCCGTCGCACGCGTGCGGGCCTCAAGGACCCCAAGCGCCCCGGGGGCTCGTTCATCTTCGCCGGCCCCACCGGCGTCGGGAAGACCGAGCTGGCCAAGGCCCTCGCCGAGTTCCTCTTCGGGGACGAGGACGCGCTGATCCAGCTCGACATGTCGGAGTTCTCGGAGAAGCACACGGTCTCGCGGCTGTTCGGCTCGCCCCCCGGCTACGTCGGGTACGACGAGGGTGGCCAGCTCACCGAGAAGGTGCGTCGTCGGCCGTTCTCGGTGGTCCTGTTCGACGAGGTCGAGAAGGCCCACCCGGACATCTTCAACTCGCTGCTGCAGATCCTCGAGGACGGTCGCCTGACCGACTCGCAGGGCCGCGTGGTCGACTTCAAGAACACCGTGATCATCATGACCACGAACCTCGGCACCCGGGACATCGCCAAGGGCGTCCAGACCGGCTTCCAGGCCGGCGGCGACCTGTCGACGTCGTACGAGCGCATGAAGGCCAAGGTCAACGACGAGCTCAAGACGCACTTCCGTCCGGAGTTCCTCAACCGCGTCGACGACACGGTCGTCTTCCCGCAGCTGTCGCAGCCGGAGATCTTCGCGATCGTCGACCTGATGATCGCCAAGCTCGACAAGCGTCTGCGCGACAAGGACATGGGCATCGAGCTCACCCCGGCGGCCAAGAAGCTGCTGTCGGAGAAGGGCTACGACCCGGTCCTGGGAGCCCGGCCGCTGCGCCGTGCGATCCAGCGGGAGATCGAGGACGCGCTGTCCGAGAAGATCCTGTTCGGCGACCTGCGCGGCGGCCAGCTCGTCGTCGTGGACGCCGAGGGCGAGGGGATCCTCGGGGAGTTCACGTTCCGCGGTGTCGACCGTGCCGTGACGCCGAAGGAGCCGATCGGTGTCGGCGCCTCGTCGGGCACGCCCGGCTCGGGCGCGGACGTCCCGCCGGCCCCGCCCGCCGCCCACCGCGGCGACGGTGGCACGGGCCTGTCGCCCGCCTGA
- a CDS encoding MarR family winged helix-turn-helix transcriptional regulator, which produces MDVGQALRALAEASADDVGRLLLHASRAVTGAVLVELHARGYDDVRPSHAAVIAQLDEDGTHMAELARRTGTTRQAVAASVRDLVAGGYVTTAADPADARASVVRLTPRGADLCHAAAGVLRQGSATWGQTLDDEGLTHLRSQLARLAAAADTPPVR; this is translated from the coding sequence GTGGACGTCGGCCAGGCCCTGCGCGCGCTCGCCGAGGCGTCCGCCGACGACGTGGGCCGCCTGCTGCTGCACGCGTCCCGCGCCGTCACCGGCGCCGTCCTCGTCGAGCTCCACGCCCGCGGGTACGACGACGTGCGCCCGTCCCACGCCGCGGTGATCGCCCAGCTGGACGAGGACGGCACGCACATGGCCGAGCTCGCCCGCCGCACCGGCACCACCCGGCAGGCCGTCGCCGCGAGCGTGCGCGACCTCGTCGCGGGCGGGTACGTCACGACCGCCGCCGACCCCGCCGACGCGCGCGCGAGCGTCGTCCGCCTCACGCCCCGCGGCGCGGACCTGTGCCACGCCGCCGCCGGCGTGCTGCGGCAGGGCTCCGCCACCTGGGGGCAGACGCTCGACGACGAGGGCCTCACCCACCTGCGCAGCCAGCTCGCCCGCCTCGCCGCCGCCGCGGACACCCCACCGGTCAGATGA
- a CDS encoding redoxin domain-containing protein: protein MDQTLTGAPMPDLALQAPDGGTGTLHQLRGGRGAVVYFHRSAGCPVCASHARALVAMRDAGELGDRALVLVVPGGPDEAAVVARRHPGAPAVRASGTAHAEVGLGTFLALQHSGVFLVEADGTVAYRRRAAVPLRSFDEAELRAALRVADGRA, encoded by the coding sequence GTGGACCAGACCCTCACCGGCGCACCGATGCCCGACCTCGCCCTCCAGGCGCCCGACGGCGGCACCGGCACCCTGCACCAGCTGCGCGGCGGGCGGGGCGCGGTCGTGTACTTCCACCGCTCCGCCGGGTGCCCGGTCTGCGCGTCGCACGCCCGCGCGCTCGTCGCGATGCGGGACGCCGGCGAGCTCGGCGACCGGGCGCTCGTGCTGGTCGTGCCCGGCGGCCCCGACGAGGCGGCGGTCGTGGCCCGCCGGCACCCGGGCGCTCCCGCCGTGCGGGCCAGCGGCACCGCGCACGCCGAGGTCGGGCTCGGCACGTTCCTCGCGCTGCAGCACAGCGGGGTCTTCCTCGTCGAGGCCGACGGCACGGTCGCGTACCGGCGCCGCGCGGCCGTCCCTCTGCGCAGCTTCGACGAGGCCGAGCTGCGCGCCGCGCTCCGGGTGGCCGACGGGCGGGCATGA